The following proteins are co-located in the Mycosarcoma maydis chromosome 11, whole genome shotgun sequence genome:
- a CDS encoding uncharacterized protein (related to dihydroflavonol reductase): protein MSGPLVLITGITGFLSAHVLDAVLASPANYKVRGTLRSISKKDEILARLSAQDRERVEFVQVADIATSDLLAAVRGVEIIHHVASPYQLNVQDAERDLLIPAVEGTLNLLRFAKHEKSVKKIVITSSFAAVTNFKDGGPYRPGFVYTADCWNPSSYEDAIKAGGAGAFSYSVSKKLAEKAAWDYLANEKPHFEIACINPPMIYGATLQPVAKLSSLNTSSKTIYGLINSADSMPEDRLPLFCHARDVGDAHVATTEKPDGMGQRWLLCGGKFTWAHAVKFIAEQYPDLQDRLPKGWKEASANPRDLNTIVDLDTKPAQTKLGMQFRDWQITLKESLDSLLELEKRPGWKN, encoded by the coding sequence ATGTCTGGCCCGTTGGTACTCATCACCGGGATCACCGGTTTCCTTTCGGCGCACGTGCTTGACGCTGTGCTCGCGTCTCCTGCCAACTACAAGGTCCGAGGTACGCTTCGATCTATCagcaagaaggacgagatCCTCGCTCGTTTGAGCGCACAAGACCGTGAGAGGGTCGAATTTGTCCAAGTGGCCGATATAGCGACGTCGGATCTGTTGGCTGCCGTTCGAGGAGTCGAGATCATCCACCACGTCGCTTCGCCTTACCAGCTCAACGTACAGGATGCCGAGCGTGATCTGCTGATTCCGGCTGTCGAAGGCACTTTGAACCTGCTACGCTTTGCCAAGCACGAAAAGAGCGTCAAAAAAATCGTCATCACCTCTtcgtttgctgctgtgacaAACTTCAAAGATGGTGGCCCCTACCGTCCTGGCTTCGTCTATACAGCTGATTGCTGGAACCCTTCTTCGTACGAGGATGCGATTAAAGCCGGCGGCGCAGGTGCATTCTCCTACTCGGtcagcaagaagctcgccgagaaAGCCGCTTGGGACTATTTGGCCAACGAAAAGCCTCACTTTGAGATTGCCTGCATCAACCCACCCATGATCTACGGCGCCACGTTGCAACCCGTTGCCAAACTGTCCAGCCTCAACACGTCGAGCAAAACCATCTACGGCCTCATCAACTCGGCCGACTCTATGCCCGAAGACCGTCTACCTCTCTTTTGCCATGCTCGCGATGTCGGAGATGCACATGTCGCGACGACCGAGAAGCCCGATGGTATGGGTCAACGATGGTTGCTGTGTGGAGGCAAGTTCACCTGGGCTCATGCGGTCAAATTCATTGCAGAGCAATATCCAGATCTGCAGGACCGCCTGCCTAAAGGTTGGAAGGAGGCTAGTGCCAATCCACGCGACTTGAACACCATTGTTGATTTGGACACCAAGCCAGCACAGACCAAGCTAGGAATGCAGTTCCGAGACTGGCAAATCACGCTCAAGGAGTCGCTCGATAGCTTGCTCGAGTTGGAGAAGCGTCCTGGCTGGAAGAACTGA
- a CDS encoding uncharacterized protein (related to MIM1 mitochondrial protein required for outer membrane protein import) — translation MSTHEHKHAPRTAATGGNEAIPTVSATGMPRIIPRHKDRRSSSEQQDIDEKEGLAPTELQDAAQDSDAFDSDSDEPEGQQPRPSYPPTGSLTLAAFNPYSSIPLSRRMALISGSIFINLGLPFLNGVMLGFGEIFARVVVAPALGITGVGWAGETARAVANWSNWGKTRSSTQGEKRWSGDLAQQRQPGDFDDWSATNDGVASGPRIEV, via the coding sequence ATGTCTACACACGAACACAAGCATGCGCCTCGAACGGCAGCCACCGGTGGAAACGAGGCGATTCCAACCGTCTCTGCAACTGGAATGCCGAGAATCATCCCGCGCCACAAAGACAGACGAAGCTCGTCGGAGCAACAAGATATTGACGAGAAAGAGGGTTTGGCACCCACAGAATTGCAAGACGCAGCACAGGATTCGGACGCTTTCGACTCGGACAGCGACGAGCCGGAAGGGCAACAGCCGAGACCCAGTTACCCACCCACTGGATCACTGACACTAGCAGCTTTCAACCCGTACTCTTCGATCCCTCTCTCGCGTCGAATGGCGCTCATCTCTGGATCCATCTTCATCAATCTTGGTCTGCCTTTCCTCAACGGTGTCATGCTGGGTTTTGGCGAGATCTTTGCCAGAGTCGTCGTTGCTCCGGCGTTGGGAATCACTGGCGTTGGATGGGCCGGTGAAACAGCCAGAGCAGTTGCGAATTGGAGCAATTGGGGCAAAACACGATCATCAACACAAGGCGAAAAGCGCTGGTCAGGCGATCTGGCTCAACAGCGTCAGCCGGGCGACTTTGACGATTGGTCTGCAACCAACGATGGCGTTGCATCCGGACCTCGTATTGAGGTGTGA